One genomic window of Conger conger chromosome 9, fConCon1.1, whole genome shotgun sequence includes the following:
- the pip4k2ab gene encoding phosphatidylinositol 5-phosphate 4-kinase type-2 alpha isoform X2, protein METHGGGSAGPKLGRRGKRRESGTVINELSHIQIPIMLMPDDFKAYSKIKVDNHLFNKENMPSHFKFKEYCPLVFRNLRERFSIDDQDFQNSLTRSAPIPSESQGRSGARFHTSYDKRYLIKIITSEDVAEMHNILKKYHQYIVECHGNTLLPQFLGMYRLTVDGDETYMIVTRNVFSHRLSVYKKYDLKGSTVAREASDKEKTKELPTYKDNDFINDGQKIYIDEDNKKIFLEKLRKDVELLAQLKLMDYSLLVGIHDVERAEQEEVESEDNEGEDEGESDGGVAGSPPDSPSNTLDSTKPLGPGEFDPSIDVYAIKSHDSAPRKEVYFMAVIDILTHYDAKKKAAHAAKTVKHGAGAEISTVNPEQYSKRFYDFITTILS, encoded by the exons ATGGAGACGCACGGCGGAGGAAGCGCCGGCCCGAAACTCGGAAGACGAGGCAAGCGTCGAGAGAGCGGCACTGTG ATTAATGAACTGAGCCACATTCAAATCCCCATCATGCTCATGCCTGATGACTTTAAAGCCTACTCCAAGATCAAGGTGGACAATCACCTCTTCAACAA ggagaacatgccaaGCCATTTTAAGTTCAAGGAGTACTGTCCTCTTGTCTTCAGGAATCTAAGGGAAAGGTTCTCCATCGATGACCAGGATTTTCAG AACTCCCTCACACGAAGCGCGCCCATCCCCAGCGAATCACAGGGGCGCAGCGGGGCCCGCTTTCACACCTCCTACGACAAGAGGTACCTCATCAAGATCATCACCAGCGAGGACGTGGCCGAGATGCACAACATCCTGAAGAAATACCACCAG TACATAGTGGAGTGCCATGGGAACACACTGCTGCCCCAATTCCTGGGCATGTACCGCCTCACGGTGGACGGAGACGAAACTTACATGATCGTCACACGCAACGTCTTCAGCcaccgtctgtctgtctacaAGAAGTACGACCTGAAG GGTTCTACGGTGGCGAGGGAGGCAAGTGACAAGGAGAAG ACCAAGGAGCTCCCAACATACAAAGACAACGACTTCATCAACGATGGGCAGAAGATCTACATTGATGAGGACAACAAGAAGATATTCCTGGAAAAACTGAGGAAGGACGTGGAG cTGCTGGCCCAGCTGAAGCTGATGGACTACAGCCTGCTGGTGGGGATCCATGACGTGGAGCGGgcggagcaggaggaggtggagagcgAGGATAATGAAGGAGAGGACGAGGGAGAGAGTGACGGGGGCGTGGCCGGGAGCCCCCCAGACAGCCCCAGCAACACGCTGGACAGCACCAAGCCCCTGGGCCCCGGGGAGTTCGACCCCTCCATCGACGTTTACGCCATCAAGAGCCACGACA GTGCCCCCAGGAAGGAAGTGTACTTCATGGCAGTCATAGACATCCTGACGCACTACGACGCTAAAAAGAAGGCAGCCCATGCAGCCAAGACCGTGAAGCATGGG GCAGGGGCGGAGATCTCCACGGTGAACCCAGAGCAGTACTCCAAGAGGTTCTACGATTTCATCACTACCATCCTGTCATAG